From Candidatus Binataceae bacterium, a single genomic window includes:
- a CDS encoding isochorismatase family protein — protein sequence MKSDSTIFYDVDTQRDFLDPGGAMYLPGADLLVPKLKEMTELGRDIGARIVCALDRHVPGDPLLKSGGGAMPDHCIAGTRGEEKIDATRPLQPLTIGDHDLSPAEIQTLLDYKGELVFDRRKFETLAANAHAHTILRLVLQPFKDIVVYGVYQETCVDRAIRELVGLGPKLHVVSDAIAVMSGKTVDFFDRWKAADVDLIELEDLKSLMLNQ from the coding sequence ATGAAGTCCGACAGCACCATCTTTTACGACGTCGATACGCAGCGCGATTTCCTCGACCCAGGCGGCGCTATGTATTTGCCGGGCGCCGATCTCCTGGTGCCCAAGTTGAAAGAAATGACGGAGCTTGGCCGCGACATCGGCGCGCGAATCGTATGTGCGCTCGATCGCCACGTGCCCGGCGATCCGTTACTTAAGAGCGGCGGTGGCGCGATGCCCGATCATTGCATCGCGGGCACGCGCGGCGAAGAAAAGATCGATGCGACCCGACCGCTTCAGCCGCTGACGATTGGCGATCATGATTTGTCACCGGCCGAAATTCAGACCCTGCTCGACTACAAGGGCGAGCTGGTTTTCGATCGCCGCAAGTTCGAGACCCTGGCCGCGAATGCTCACGCACACACGATCCTGCGGCTCGTGCTGCAGCCCTTCAAGGACATCGTCGTGTACGGCGTCTACCAGGAGACTTGCGTCGATCGGGCGATTCGCGAGCTCGTCGGCCTTGGGCCGAAACTGCACGTGGTCAGCGACGCGATCGCCGTGATGAGCGGCAAGACGGTGGATTTTTTCGACCGGTGGAAAGCGGCGGACGTCGATCTGATCGAACTGGAGGACCTCAAATCGCTGATGCTGAATCAATAA
- a CDS encoding redoxin domain-containing protein: MPPPFQLGRAIAALLLIATGFGLYEFVLISFWSSPALGIYDRIPWPAFALLGAALVIALIAVRVALGMYSPHAKLGFAMFAFLTCLAVGVGGGRFISYLLRGTMNPPFKLALQIEHRFPTFSLLDQNGKTIQGPGAPGADATLIYIYRGDFCPFSRFELAQLTRKQSDFERTHVATVALSADPVERSKYLAGYLKTSIPLLSDTSESILKPLGLVQTHRDGEPDNAIPAFVIVDRDAVVRWIFTSPYYRELPKPEVLLDAASAVAKNASAPAASK, encoded by the coding sequence TTGCCGCCGCCGTTCCAGCTCGGGCGGGCGATCGCGGCGCTCTTGCTCATCGCGACGGGTTTCGGGCTTTACGAATTTGTCTTGATCTCGTTCTGGTCGTCGCCCGCGCTGGGAATTTACGATCGCATTCCGTGGCCCGCCTTCGCGCTGCTCGGCGCCGCGCTGGTGATCGCATTAATCGCGGTGCGGGTTGCGCTCGGGATGTATTCGCCGCACGCAAAGCTTGGCTTTGCGATGTTCGCGTTCCTGACTTGCCTCGCGGTCGGAGTGGGCGGCGGCAGATTCATCAGCTACCTCCTGCGCGGCACGATGAATCCGCCATTCAAGCTCGCGTTGCAGATTGAACATCGCTTCCCCACGTTTTCATTGCTCGACCAAAATGGGAAGACGATTCAAGGTCCGGGAGCACCAGGCGCGGACGCGACGCTCATCTACATATATCGCGGCGACTTCTGTCCGTTCTCGCGCTTTGAGCTGGCACAGCTCACGCGAAAGCAGAGCGACTTCGAGCGCACGCACGTCGCGACAGTCGCGTTGAGCGCCGATCCGGTCGAACGATCCAAGTATCTCGCCGGCTATCTGAAGACTTCAATTCCGCTTTTGTCCGACACGTCGGAATCGATTCTCAAACCGCTCGGCCTCGTGCAAACGCATCGCGACGGCGAGCCCGACAACGCGATTCCGGCTTTTGTGATCGTCGATCGTGACGCAGTCGTGCGATGGATATTCACCTCGCCGTACTATCGTGAACTGCCCAAGCCTGAAGTGCTGCTCGACGCCGCAAGTGCCGTAGCTAAGAACGCATCAGCGCCCGCAGCATCGAAGTAG
- a CDS encoding thiamine phosphate synthase, with protein MRADFRLYIITDRKLVRDGDLAGACEAVLAAASEVAPRGAVAIQLREKDLDARPLYELAIALRALCSSYGAPLLINERIDVALAADADGVHLPFDSVGANQARKLLGPNRLIGSSTHSPPDVAGAAREGADFVVFGPVFDPISKDIAAPAWGPSGLRAACAAAQVPVFALGGITPERIAELYASSDVFASPAGAAAIGSIFQTSDIAAATTSMLRALMRS; from the coding sequence GTGCGCGCAGACTTTCGACTTTACATCATTACCGATCGCAAGCTTGTTCGCGATGGCGATTTGGCCGGCGCTTGCGAAGCCGTGCTGGCGGCGGCCTCTGAGGTTGCGCCGCGCGGAGCGGTTGCGATCCAGCTTCGCGAGAAAGATCTCGACGCGCGGCCACTATACGAACTTGCGATTGCCTTGCGCGCCCTGTGTTCAAGTTATGGCGCGCCGCTTCTGATCAATGAACGAATCGATGTTGCGCTCGCTGCCGATGCCGACGGAGTGCATCTGCCATTCGATTCGGTCGGTGCGAACCAGGCGCGCAAGTTGCTCGGTCCGAATCGATTGATCGGCTCCTCGACGCATTCACCGCCCGATGTCGCTGGCGCGGCGCGCGAGGGCGCTGACTTTGTCGTCTTCGGTCCCGTCTTCGATCCAATTTCGAAAGATATTGCCGCGCCCGCGTGGGGACCCAGCGGACTTCGCGCCGCCTGTGCCGCGGCGCAAGTACCGGTATTTGCTCTCGGCGGAATCACGCCCGAGCGGATCGCCGAACTCTACGCTTCATCGGATGTTTTCGCGTCGCCGGCGGGAGCTGCCGCGATCGGTTCGATCTTTCAGACGAGTGATATCGCTGCCGCAACTACTTCGATGCTGCGGGCGCTGATGCGTTCTTAG
- a CDS encoding thiazole synthase, with product MQDTPLELGGKQFRSRLIVGTGKYKDFAETRSAIEASGAEIVTVAVRRVNITDRNKENLLDYLDPRRYQILPNTAGCYTADEAIRTCRLAREVGVGDMVKLEVIGDQATLFPDVSATIEAAKVLVKEGFKVMPYITDDPVTCLKLQEIGCIAVMPLAAPIGSGLGIRNPYNIAIIIEQAKVPVIVDAGVGTASDAAKAMELGCDGVLMNSAIAGAKDPIAMARAMNLAIEAGRLAYLAGRIERRLYATASSPMTGLLE from the coding sequence ATGCAGGACACTCCACTCGAGCTCGGCGGCAAGCAGTTCCGCTCGCGTCTGATCGTCGGTACCGGCAAATACAAGGATTTCGCTGAGACGCGTAGCGCGATCGAGGCCAGCGGAGCCGAGATCGTCACCGTCGCCGTGCGCCGCGTGAACATCACGGATCGCAACAAGGAAAATCTGCTCGACTACCTCGATCCACGCCGCTATCAGATTCTGCCCAACACCGCGGGATGCTACACCGCCGACGAGGCGATTCGGACCTGCCGCCTCGCGCGCGAGGTCGGAGTCGGTGACATGGTGAAGCTCGAAGTTATCGGCGACCAGGCGACGCTGTTTCCCGACGTATCGGCGACGATCGAGGCCGCCAAGGTGCTGGTCAAAGAAGGCTTCAAGGTGATGCCGTATATCACCGACGATCCGGTGACCTGTCTCAAGCTGCAGGAAATCGGATGTATCGCGGTGATGCCGCTGGCGGCGCCGATCGGCTCGGGCCTGGGTATCCGCAATCCCTACAACATCGCGATTATCATCGAACAAGCGAAGGTGCCGGTGATTGTCGATGCGGGCGTGGGCACTGCCTCGGATGCGGCGAAGGCGATGGAGCTCGGATGCGACGGCGTGCTGATGAACTCGGCGATCGCGGGCGCGAAGGATCCGATCGCGATGGCGCGCGCGATGAACCTCGCCATCGAAGCGGGTCGCCTGGCGTACCTCGCGGGCCGCATCGAGCGCCGCCTGTATGCGACCGCCTCGAGCCCGATGACTGGCTTGCTCGAGTGA
- the thiS gene encoding sulfur carrier protein ThiS, whose translation MSEASEITITLNGDPFKLGGEVSVAQLVELLKMKPNRVAVEINRDVIPKARYAETIVRAGDIVEVINFVGGG comes from the coding sequence ATGTCTGAAGCATCCGAAATTACGATTACGCTCAATGGCGATCCCTTTAAGCTCGGTGGCGAGGTCTCAGTCGCGCAATTGGTGGAACTCCTCAAGATGAAGCCGAACCGGGTCGCCGTCGAAATCAATCGCGACGTGATTCCCAAGGCGCGCTATGCCGAGACGATCGTTCGCGCCGGCGACATCGTCGAAGTGATAAACTTTGTAGGTGGCGGTTGA
- a CDS encoding type II toxin-antitoxin system prevent-host-death family antitoxin: MGQFVNIQEATRFSNLLKRVELGEESIIARAGKPVARLVPFEKRSTRRKPGSAKGLIFSHDEFDDPLPPEIQKHFE; encoded by the coding sequence ATGGGCCAGTTCGTAAACATTCAAGAAGCGACCCGCTTTTCCAATTTACTGAAGCGCGTCGAACTCGGCGAAGAAAGCATAATCGCGAGAGCAGGCAAGCCTGTTGCGCGGCTGGTGCCGTTTGAAAAGCGCTCTACCCGACGAAAACCTGGCTCGGCCAAAGGCCTCATTTTCAGCCACGACGAATTTGACGATCCTCTCCCGCCGGAGATCCAAAAACACTTCGAATAA
- the bla gene encoding class A beta-lactamase, translating to MLSRRSFIVISALALPSVLRASTGRFGYLPMELAKLERINGGHLGVAVLDTGSGERAGYREDERFPMCSTFKFLLVAAVLRRVDRHEERLDRTIKIPPMPLIFNSPLTESHAGGTMTIAALCHAALIRSDNTAANLLLETIGGPAGITTFSRSIGDKVTRLDRMETALNESLAGDPRDTTSPAAMADDLNSVLLGNVLSKPSCDQLTFWMEENGSGLDRLRANLPDGWRAADKTGSNLQHTSNDIAVLWPVGKPAIVIAAYITQCSGPEAKRTAMLREIGKLVVSSVRK from the coding sequence ATGCTCAGCCGCCGGAGTTTCATCGTAATTTCCGCGCTGGCATTGCCCAGCGTACTGCGTGCCTCTACCGGACGGTTCGGTTACTTGCCGATGGAGCTAGCAAAACTCGAGCGGATCAATGGCGGACATCTCGGCGTGGCCGTTCTCGATACCGGTAGCGGCGAACGCGCGGGATATCGCGAGGACGAGCGATTCCCGATGTGCAGCACGTTTAAGTTCTTGCTCGTGGCCGCAGTTTTGCGGCGCGTCGATCGCCACGAAGAGCGGCTCGACCGCACCATCAAAATTCCTCCAATGCCTTTGATATTCAATTCGCCGCTAACGGAGTCACACGCCGGTGGCACAATGACGATCGCCGCCCTTTGTCACGCCGCTTTAATTCGGAGTGACAACACCGCCGCGAATCTCCTGCTCGAAACGATCGGCGGGCCGGCCGGCATTACCACTTTCTCCCGATCGATTGGGGATAAGGTAACCCGGCTCGACAGGATGGAGACGGCACTCAATGAGTCGCTGGCCGGTGATCCGCGCGATACAACCTCGCCTGCGGCGATGGCGGATGACCTGAATTCTGTGCTGCTTGGCAATGTGCTCTCGAAGCCGTCTTGCGACCAACTGACGTTCTGGATGGAAGAGAATGGCTCCGGTCTCGATCGCTTGCGCGCCAACCTTCCTGACGGCTGGCGTGCAGCAGACAAAACCGGCTCGAATCTTCAGCATACGAGCAACGATATCGCCGTGCTCTGGCCCGTCGGCAAGCCGGCCATCGTCATCGCGGCCTACATCACCCAATGCTCCGGCCCGGAAGCCAAGCGCACAGCTATGCTCCGCGAAATTGGCAAATTAGTAGTGAGCTCGGTGCGCAAGTGA
- a CDS encoding SDR family NAD(P)-dependent oxidoreductase, whose product MKSVIITGGNSGLGFECARALVETREWYVIVACRDPERGREAIKRLYARSWYKPMEAMVLDLGSMASIRTFAANYAARGDLPPLGALVCNAGTQVVAKRTQTADGFETTFGVNHLGHFLLANLMLRQMEPQARIIFVSSGTHDPSQTTGMPAPRLLTARELAYPERNAETMRESPGQFGRRAYTTSKLCNVMCTYEMSRRLRLEESNLQGITVNAFDPGLMPATGLARDYSGFMRFAWNYVLPVLRPFVPHVNSVRHSGKALASLVTDPKLERTTAKYFQGYKEEPSSTESYERDRAAALWQQSAELVHLTREETPLPLPSDSRASAA is encoded by the coding sequence ATGAAGAGCGTCATTATCACCGGTGGCAACAGCGGCCTCGGCTTCGAGTGCGCACGCGCGCTCGTCGAGACTCGCGAATGGTATGTGATCGTCGCGTGCCGCGATCCGGAGCGCGGTCGCGAGGCGATCAAGCGCCTCTACGCGCGCAGTTGGTACAAGCCGATGGAGGCGATGGTGCTCGATTTGGGGTCGATGGCCTCGATCCGCACCTTCGCCGCGAACTACGCGGCGCGCGGCGATTTGCCGCCGCTGGGCGCGTTGGTGTGCAACGCGGGCACGCAGGTGGTTGCCAAGCGCACCCAAACCGCTGACGGATTCGAAACGACGTTCGGCGTGAATCATCTCGGCCACTTCCTGCTCGCAAATCTGATGCTTCGGCAGATGGAGCCGCAGGCGCGAATTATCTTCGTGAGCAGTGGCACGCACGATCCTTCGCAAACCACCGGGATGCCCGCGCCGCGCCTGCTGACCGCGCGAGAGCTTGCCTACCCGGAACGCAACGCTGAGACGATGCGCGAATCGCCGGGGCAATTCGGACGCCGCGCTTATACAACGTCGAAGCTATGCAACGTGATGTGCACATACGAAATGTCCCGCCGCCTGCGCCTCGAAGAATCGAATCTGCAAGGCATCACCGTCAATGCGTTCGACCCGGGCCTGATGCCGGCGACCGGGCTCGCGCGCGACTACAGCGGCTTCATGCGTTTTGCGTGGAACTACGTGCTGCCGGTGCTGCGGCCATTCGTGCCGCACGTCAACAGCGTGCGCCATTCGGGAAAGGCGCTGGCAAGCCTCGTAACCGATCCGAAGCTTGAGCGCACGACCGCTAAATACTTCCAGGGCTACAAAGAAGAACCGTCATCGACAGAATCCTACGAGCGCGATAGGGCGGCCGCGCTATGGCAGCAGAGCGCTGAGCTGGTGCATCTGACGCGCGAAGAAACCCCGCTGCCGCTACCATCAGACAGCCGCGCTTCCGCCGCGTGA
- the alr gene encoding alanine racemase translates to MTFEKQRPTIAEIDLGALRSNYHALKRIAQGGDLMVVVKADAYGHGAINVSRTLAAEGCKHFGVATLDEARELRSAGVESRICLQAGFFAEQAREVVALDITPFVFDPGLIEPLNSAARAMGRTRFPIHFKIDSGATRLGILPGDLPAALDALATADSLILEGVCTLLANAGDPSSPITDAQMTVFREALETIGRAGINPPIVHVDNSAALVLRHDSHYNLSRPGLAIYGLPPVAAVRERVELMPVMTFKTRVMQTKRVPAGSGVGYGHTFVAPRESLIGVMPVGYADGYRRGLQHGGEVLVRGTRAPVVGAVSMDLTTIDLTDVPGASVGDEVILWGGTGEAMISVNDVARLAQTISYEMLCTVGRRVPRICRG, encoded by the coding sequence ATGACGTTCGAAAAGCAGCGCCCGACGATAGCCGAGATCGATCTCGGGGCGTTGAGGTCCAACTACCATGCGCTGAAGCGAATCGCGCAGGGTGGCGATCTGATGGTCGTCGTCAAGGCCGACGCTTATGGCCATGGCGCGATCAACGTTTCGCGAACGCTCGCGGCCGAAGGATGCAAACATTTCGGCGTTGCGACCCTCGACGAGGCGCGCGAGCTGCGCAGCGCCGGGGTCGAATCGCGAATTTGTCTTCAGGCGGGATTCTTCGCCGAACAGGCGCGCGAGGTCGTCGCGCTCGATATCACGCCCTTCGTCTTCGATCCGGGGCTGATCGAGCCGCTCAACTCCGCCGCGCGGGCGATGGGCCGCACACGCTTCCCGATTCACTTCAAAATCGACAGCGGCGCGACCCGTCTCGGTATTCTGCCGGGCGATCTGCCTGCCGCCCTCGACGCGCTCGCGACGGCTGACTCGCTGATCCTCGAAGGCGTATGCACCCTGCTCGCGAATGCCGGCGATCCTTCGAGTCCGATTACCGACGCGCAGATGACGGTCTTTCGCGAGGCGCTCGAAACAATCGGAAGAGCGGGAATCAACCCGCCGATCGTTCATGTCGATAATTCCGCCGCGCTCGTGCTGCGCCACGACTCGCACTACAACCTCTCGCGTCCGGGTCTCGCGATTTATGGCCTGCCGCCCGTCGCCGCGGTGCGCGAGCGCGTCGAGCTGATGCCGGTGATGACGTTCAAGACCCGCGTGATGCAGACCAAGCGCGTCCCGGCGGGCAGCGGCGTCGGTTACGGCCACACCTTCGTCGCACCGCGCGAGAGCCTCATCGGCGTGATGCCGGTCGGCTATGCCGACGGCTACCGGCGCGGCCTCCAGCATGGTGGCGAAGTCCTGGTGCGGGGCACACGCGCGCCGGTGGTGGGAGCGGTCTCGATGGATCTGACCACGATCGATTTGACCGACGTGCCGGGTGCGAGCGTCGGCGACGAGGTCATCTTGTGGGGCGGCACCGGCGAGGCCATGATCAGTGTCAATGATGTCGCGCGCCTCGCGCAGACGATCTCCTACGAGATGCTGTGCACGGTGGGCAGGCGGGTGCCGCGCATCTGCCGGGGATAG
- the purH gene encoding bifunctional phosphoribosylaminoimidazolecarboxamide formyltransferase/IMP cyclohydrolase, translated as MGTNRVKIRRALLGVSDKNGLAELARELSHHGVEMLSTGGTKAALEAVGVVVKSVEDFTGFPEMLDGRVKTLHPKIHGGILGRRDLESHARQMNQHGIEPIDLVVVNFYPFEKTVAKADVSLEDAIENIDIGGPTLVRAAAKNYEDVAIVVDPADYAVIAEELREHGGSISHATRWRLARKAFSRVAAYDAAISNWLGRHAHPHEPSALGETFSLSLEREQPLRYGENPHQAGALYGNFLKIAEQLHGKELSFNNVFDISSAVNLMLEFGTEQQAVVAILKHNTPCGVGLGATLKEAWDKAYATDPDSPFGGIIITNRPWDLEFARAVDELFTEVLIGPEYPQQVLEYLRKKKNRRVMRFHPDAVPRGELDLKKIVGGLLVQTPDLSIEDPRQGKVVTARKPTEAEYRALEFGIKVCKHVKSNAIVFAAPDRTLGVGGGATSRIDPVYAAREKAARLHVSLQGSVLVSEALFPFPDGPTLAAEAGATAIAQPGGAVRDDEVIAAADKYGLAMVFTGVRHFRH; from the coding sequence ATGGGCACGAACAGGGTAAAAATCAGGCGCGCGCTGCTGGGCGTTTCCGACAAGAATGGTCTCGCGGAATTGGCGCGCGAGCTCTCGCATCACGGCGTCGAGATGCTTTCGACCGGCGGCACCAAGGCCGCGCTCGAAGCGGTCGGCGTCGTCGTAAAATCGGTCGAGGACTTCACCGGCTTTCCCGAGATGCTCGACGGCCGCGTGAAGACGCTTCATCCCAAGATTCACGGCGGAATCCTCGGTCGCCGGGACCTCGAGAGCCACGCTCGTCAGATGAACCAGCACGGCATCGAGCCGATCGACCTCGTGGTCGTGAACTTTTATCCGTTCGAAAAGACCGTCGCGAAAGCTGATGTATCGCTTGAAGATGCGATCGAGAACATCGATATCGGCGGTCCGACGCTGGTGCGCGCCGCGGCCAAGAATTACGAAGACGTAGCGATCGTCGTCGATCCCGCCGACTACGCCGTTATCGCCGAGGAGCTCCGCGAGCACGGCGGTTCGATTAGCCACGCCACGCGATGGCGCCTCGCGAGAAAGGCATTTTCCCGAGTCGCCGCCTATGACGCGGCGATCTCCAACTGGCTCGGGAGGCATGCCCATCCTCATGAGCCTTCCGCACTCGGCGAGACATTCAGCCTCTCGCTCGAGCGGGAACAGCCGCTGCGTTACGGCGAGAATCCGCACCAGGCGGGCGCGCTCTACGGCAACTTCCTGAAAATCGCCGAGCAGCTCCACGGCAAGGAGCTGTCGTTCAACAACGTCTTCGACATCAGCTCGGCTGTGAACCTGATGCTCGAGTTTGGCACCGAGCAGCAGGCCGTCGTCGCGATTTTGAAGCACAACACGCCCTGCGGCGTCGGGCTCGGCGCGACGCTCAAGGAGGCCTGGGACAAGGCATACGCGACCGATCCCGATTCGCCGTTCGGCGGAATTATCATCACGAACCGCCCGTGGGATTTGGAGTTCGCGCGCGCCGTTGACGAGCTCTTCACCGAGGTGTTGATCGGCCCCGAGTATCCTCAACAAGTGCTCGAATATCTCCGCAAGAAAAAGAATCGCCGCGTGATGCGCTTTCATCCCGATGCCGTTCCGCGCGGCGAGCTGGATCTCAAAAAAATTGTCGGCGGTTTGTTGGTCCAGACACCCGACCTCTCGATCGAGGATCCGCGCCAGGGCAAAGTCGTCACCGCGCGCAAGCCGACCGAGGCCGAGTACCGGGCGCTCGAATTTGGAATCAAGGTCTGCAAGCACGTGAAGTCCAACGCGATCGTCTTCGCCGCGCCCGACCGCACACTCGGCGTCGGCGGCGGCGCGACCTCGCGTATCGACCCGGTCTATGCCGCCCGCGAGAAGGCCGCGAGACTTCACGTATCACTTCAAGGTTCGGTGCTGGTTTCCGAGGCGCTGTTTCCCTTCCCCGACGGCCCGACGCTCGCGGCCGAAGCGGGAGCCACCGCGATCGCGCAGCCCGGCGGTGCCGTGCGCGACGATGAGGTAATCGCGGCTGCGGACAAGTATGGCCTTGCGATGGTATTCACGGGCGTGCGGCATTTCCGCCACTGA
- the purD gene encoding phosphoribosylamine--glycine ligase — protein sequence MRVLVVGNGGREHALVWRLHQSESVWKIFCASGNPGIDQIAEPVGIAPTDIPALISFANEKKVDLTIVGPEDPLAAGIVDEFTRTGLKIFGPTRAATQLESSKSFAKTVMRAAGVPTGDFAVFDDARAARDYASARGGRIVVKADGLALGKGVTVCRDVETAHTAIIEAIESHRFGAAGDRIVIEELLTGEELSFFALCDGENAIALGTAQDHKPIFDDDQGPNTGGMGAYSPVPQFGADMEERIMREIVRPTLSEMKTRGTPYRGVLFVGLMIDGDKINVIEYNARFGDPECEALMMRFEGDLAQALLAAAGGNVSKANVGLSPRSAATIVMASGGYPGEYKKGLPIVGIDKIDGIAASDAKVRWAMNKIRVKVFHAGTALKDGVLVTNGGRVLAVTAMAPELKSAVAAAYEAADMIEFEGRYFRHDIARRALSRMPATSGSV from the coding sequence ATGCGCGTCCTCGTAGTCGGCAACGGCGGCCGCGAGCACGCGCTCGTATGGCGGCTCCATCAGAGCGAATCGGTCTGGAAGATTTTTTGCGCCAGCGGAAATCCTGGCATCGATCAGATTGCCGAACCGGTCGGAATCGCGCCAACAGACATCCCCGCCCTGATTTCGTTCGCAAACGAAAAAAAAGTCGATCTCACGATTGTCGGCCCCGAAGACCCGCTGGCAGCGGGAATCGTCGACGAGTTCACGCGCACCGGGCTCAAGATCTTCGGCCCGACGCGCGCCGCCACGCAGCTCGAGAGCAGCAAGTCATTCGCAAAAACCGTGATGCGCGCCGCCGGTGTTCCGACCGGCGATTTCGCGGTCTTCGACGATGCGCGTGCGGCGCGCGACTACGCGAGCGCGCGCGGCGGCCGAATCGTCGTTAAGGCCGACGGCCTCGCGCTCGGAAAAGGCGTGACGGTATGCCGCGACGTGGAGACTGCTCACACGGCGATCATCGAGGCGATCGAATCACACAGGTTCGGCGCGGCCGGCGATCGCATCGTGATCGAAGAGCTGCTCACCGGCGAGGAGCTTTCATTCTTCGCGCTGTGCGACGGCGAGAATGCGATCGCGCTCGGCACGGCGCAGGATCACAAGCCAATCTTTGACGACGACCAGGGCCCGAACACGGGCGGGATGGGCGCTTACTCGCCCGTGCCACAATTCGGCGCCGACATGGAAGAGCGCATCATGCGCGAGATCGTGCGCCCCACTCTGTCCGAGATGAAAACGCGCGGCACGCCGTATCGTGGCGTGCTGTTCGTCGGCCTCATGATCGACGGCGATAAAATCAACGTCATCGAGTACAACGCGCGCTTCGGCGATCCCGAGTGCGAGGCGCTCATGATGCGTTTCGAGGGTGACCTTGCGCAGGCTCTGCTCGCCGCCGCCGGCGGCAACGTAAGCAAAGCCAACGTGGGCCTGTCGCCGCGCAGCGCCGCAACGATCGTGATGGCCTCCGGCGGCTATCCGGGCGAATACAAGAAGGGCCTGCCTATAGTTGGTATCGATAAGATCGATGGCATCGCGGCTTCGGATGCCAAAGTCCGATGGGCGATGAACAAGATTCGCGTCAAGGTCTTTCACGCAGGTACGGCGCTCAAGGACGGCGTGCTAGTGACCAATGGCGGGCGCGTGCTGGCGGTGACCGCGATGGCGCCGGAGCTCAAAAGCGCCGTCGCGGCTGCCTACGAAGCCGCCGACATGATCGAATTCGAGGGCCGATACTTTCGCCACGATATCGCCCGGCGCGCACTTTCCCGGATGCCTGCGACTTCAGGATCGGTATAA
- a CDS encoding L-threonylcarbamoyladenylate synthase: MSKRLKDTASNDGASQQPFTLDDGIAALHASELVVYPTETFYGLGADPYSKEGLRRLFEVKGRDKDRPVGLIAADATMAFSIFHEIHPLARRLADAFWPGPLTIVMQPRDDFAPELCSPEGVSVRVSPNPVARTLAAGLGHPITATSANLSGQTPATTLDEARAAFGDKVKVYLEGGKLMAMRPSTVVVLSEDDWQILRPGVISETEIAAVLAGEALK, translated from the coding sequence TTGTCCAAACGGCTGAAAGACACGGCGTCGAATGACGGCGCTTCGCAACAACCATTCACGCTCGATGATGGAATCGCGGCGCTGCACGCGAGCGAGTTGGTCGTCTATCCCACCGAAACATTCTACGGTCTCGGCGCGGATCCGTATTCCAAGGAAGGCCTGCGGCGGCTCTTCGAGGTAAAGGGCCGCGACAAGGATCGCCCGGTCGGACTAATCGCGGCGGACGCCACGATGGCGTTCTCGATCTTTCACGAGATTCATCCGCTGGCGCGCCGGCTGGCCGATGCTTTCTGGCCGGGTCCGCTCACGATCGTGATGCAACCGCGCGACGACTTTGCGCCCGAGCTATGCAGTCCGGAAGGCGTGTCGGTCCGCGTCTCGCCGAACCCGGTGGCGCGCACGCTCGCGGCTGGCCTTGGGCATCCGATAACCGCGACCAGCGCGAACCTCTCCGGGCAGACGCCAGCCACGACGCTCGACGAGGCGCGCGCCGCGTTCGGCGACAAAGTTAAAGTTTATCTCGAAGGTGGAAAGTTGATGGCGATGCGGCCGAGCACGGTGGTGGTGCTGAGCGAAGATGATTGGCAGATTCTGCGACCGGGCGTGATTTCTGAAACCGAGATCGCCGCGGTGCTTGCCGGCGAGGCGCTTAAGTGA